A window of the Eulemur rufifrons isolate Redbay chromosome 6, OSU_ERuf_1, whole genome shotgun sequence genome harbors these coding sequences:
- the LOC138384000 gene encoding olfactory receptor 2AT4, translating to MEATTCNGSVDGSPIFYLVGIPSLPESFFLPVFFIFLLFYLLILMGNALILVAVVAEPSLHKPMYFFLINLSALDILFTTTTVPKMLSLFLLGDHFLTFPSCLLQMYLFQSFTCSEAFILVVMAYDRYVAICRPLHYPVHMTPQTNAMLAASAWLTALLLPIPAVVKTSQMAYNSIAYIYHCFCDHLALVQSSCSDTTPQTLMGFCIAMVVSSLPLLLVLLSYAHILASVLRISSPEGRSKAFSTCSSHLLVVGTYYSSIAIAYVAYRADLPLDFHIMGNVAYAILTPILNPLIYTLRNKDVKAAITKIACLKNPGCDRGI from the coding sequence ATGGAGGCCACAACCTGTAATGGATCAGTGGATGGCTCACCCATCTTCTACCTAGTGGGCATCCCCTCTCTGCCAGAGTCCTTCTTCCTccctgtgttttttattttcctcctcttctatctTCTCATCCTTATGGGTAATGCCCTGATCCTGGTGGCTGTGGTGGCAGAGCCCAGCCTCCACAagcccatgtacttcttcctgatCAACCTCTCAGCCCTGGACATCCTTTTCACTACAACCACTGTCCCAAAGATGCTGTCCCTATTCTTGCTTGGGGACCATTTCCTAACCTTTCCCTCCTGCTTATTGCAgatgtacctcttccaaagtttTACATGCTCTGAAGCCTTCATCCTGGTGGtcatggcctatgaccgctatgtggctATCTGCCGCCCACTGCACTACCCTGTCCACATGACCCCACAGACCAATGCTATGCTGGCAGCCAGTGCCTGGCTCactgccctcctcctgcccatCCCAGCAGTAGTAAAGACCTCCCAGATGGCATATAACAGCATCGCCTACATCTACCACTGCTTCTGTGATCATCTGGCTCTGGTCCAGTCCTCCTGCTCTGACACCACCCCCCAGACTCTCATGGGCTTCTGCATCGCCATGGTGgtgtcctccctcccccttctcctggTGCTCCTCTCCTATGCCCACATTCTGGCCTCGGTGCTTCGCATCAGCTCCCCAGAAGGAAGATCCAAAGCCTTCTCCACGTGCAGCTCCCACCTCCTGGTGGTGGGCACCTACTACTCATCCATTGCCATCGCCTATGTGGCCTACAGGGCCGACCTGCCCCTCGACTTCCACATCATGGGCAATGTAGCATACGCAATTCTCACACCAATCCTCAACCCCCTCATTTACACCCTGAGAAACAAGGATGTAAAGGCCGCCATTACCAAAATCGCGTGTCTCAAGAACCCAGGCTGTGACAGGGGCATTTGA